The Theileria equi strain WA chromosome 2 map unlocalized gcontig_1105316255037, whole genome shotgun sequence genomic sequence TAAACCCAGAATTGCTTCTCAGAGACGCGAATTTTATGGCGGATGGGAAAACTGACCGACAAACTCTCGATACGATAGAATCACAGGCAATCAGAACGACATACAATAACAAACGCCTTAATTTTAGCATATAAGAAGTTATTTTTAATCATGTTTTATGGTTAGTAGGGAGAAAAGTGCGGCATGTGTAAGGTTAGAGGATTATAAAGTCGCCATCAGTCGCTATCGTGTAGTCGCCGCACTTTGAGGCGATGGATGTCAACCCCGAAACTTTAGCCAGGTACTTGGTGTCTTTGTAAACCTGTAAATATTGTGATATCAAGGGAACAAAAACCTTTTGAAGAAACTTCTCGTCGTTGATAAAGCTTGAAAATATGCGATTTGAACAGCAGATGCAGCTGTCGGAAGGTTCAGCGAATAGCTGCGATATCTTCAAGTCTGCAATATTGTCAAGGTTTAAAGTGTGCAACCTGAGATTGAGAGACGTATCGAGTGAGGAATGCAGCCCAGGCATGAAGTTGATCCGTGCGGAGCCGCGAATCCGGACTCATGCTGAGTGAGATTAACGAGCAGTTCTACGGCCAGTGAAGCGCAAGTTGTGGATATTCCCGGTTTTACTATTGTACACGTTTCATCAATCGGCCTGAAACATGTTTAACTTCTATCGCAAAATACCTTCCAGAAATAGTGTCTTGCAAGACACTTGACTCACTGCAAAAGTAACAGGCACCGACAAACTCTCTAAACGAGTGTCGGATTATCATCAGAGAGTCAAATGCAAGTCCAACTGATATGACCAATGGAGTATTATCCCCTTTGAAATTTCTGTATACTCGTTTAGTGACTACTTTAACTCACCTAACGGATGCCAGGAGGCTGGGAAGCCACCGGGATTCCTTGGAGTCGGTAGAAAGGAACAAAACGTCACAACTATCCATTATCTCCTCCATGGCATTCACTGCATTATTTATATCCTCTTGCGATTCGTAGTGGCCTATAAACATGATAAGATTGttataaacaaacctggCATAGGTATTCTCAGAAATAAAGACTTTACGTTGGCATCTGGTCTAATTCTCTTAATCATGGTATTAGCCGCTTCAACTTTGGGGGTTCTTTTAAGACAATCTTCGTGTGTATATAGTCCCTGTCTTGTAGCATTTGATACTGTTCCATTGTCAACTATTGTAAAGTCCCCGATTCCCCAAGAGAGCAATTGTCTTGCGATTGAAGAACCCAGTGCACCCACACCTATAATACCTACATTGAGCCTAGAAATTCTATCAAGCTTCAACTCTGGTACCACTCTCCAGGTCATAAGCTGGAGGTTTAATTCTTCATCCAATTTGCAAACTTTTCGTGGGTCCAGATAGTCAGAAAATGAATAGTAATGTTCATATTTTGTTCCACTCTGTGAACCCTTAAAGCCATGGGAAATTGATAGCCTCTCAAACTTTATCTCCTGAGGCACCCATATACCGTacaatttatattttacgTCTCCATCACGCTCTAATTCGCTGAGACCTATAATTACCACGTGAACTACCTTTGAAAAGACTCCATTTGCAAGTGTAAATTGGAGTAAAAAGCTACGCCAGTACCGATACAAGGCATCTCCACATTCCAAATTTGAAAGGGAACAAAAGAACAAGTCTTCAAGTCGTAAAGTTTCATCTGTGATGGACAAAGTGTCGTCCAAAAAGGTGCAATCAAACAAATTTGTGACGACTCCAGAGCTCCTATTGTACACGAAAATCGGACATTTCAATGGGTTATTCTTGCAAAATTCTAGAATGATATCCAAATCCCCCTTGTTGATACTACAAACATCGCTTCTAGACGAGATTGTGTATGGAGTCTCAGGGTATACCAGTGGGCTGCAAATTGAGTAGTGACAAGCATGACCCTTTAAATCGACAAATGCAAAGACGACAAATCTGTTAGAGTCAGAAAATCTGTACACACTTTGAGTTTTAGGTGCAAATTCGCTGGAATCTTCATTGGAGCCCTTTACACTGAGGATGTTCCGGATCTCTTTCTCCTTATCCAAATTCCTAAATGCTTCCAGAGACTCTGAAAGTATCAAAAGGCCTTCTACCAGTACACATGAACACTTTTCTTCGCCGTAACCGACGCTATCAACTGTTTCGGCCAGATACGTCTCCTCCAGGGCACGTCTATCCCTCAATGACCCAGAATTAGACTTGCAATCTTCAAATCTACAACATTTATCCTCAAAAGAGTGTTTATCTAGGCGTAAAACTCCGTCTAACATGAACAAACCGAACAAACGGACCCTGGAGCAACTTGATTTGTACCTGTAGAGCTTGTTCTCGTACAATTTTATAAAGAAGGAAACGTCaatgttataaatttgAGGTATGAACCTCAACAGCTGCATTTTATGGAGAGTACACGAAAATGAGACATGTGTGGAtggaagaaagaagatTTAAATTAACTCGGTTGTGTATTGTACAAACGATGACTCCGTGAGTGAGTTTATCCGTTGCAGGAGAGTTGGAATTTCCACTTGGAGAGAGGATTCTTCATCGTTCATACACTCGGAAATCGCTACAGACTCGTCGACGCTGATGCTTGGAGCGCTATAGTCGTCCCTATCCACAGACTCTGGTAGTGTATCTTCAGACTTTTCTTCGCTAGACCCGTTCGATCGTCTAGAATCCTCCGTCATAATACTCAAATATGACCCAATCATATTCTCGCGATCAAGCAGATGACCAAAGCTGACCAAATCTGGATCTTTGCCTAGATTTACAAACATCTTGCAGTATTTTTTACAAACGTCAGAGTGcacattttcatcaaataaACCATTCAACTTGTGCACTAAACTATACAGTTTTTTAATCCATAGGCAATATCTCAGGGTGTAGGCAATGGAATCTTGCGTATCCAACATTGCCCCAAACTTTAGCGTGTCTAGCGCGACTAGGATCAAATTTGATATAACGGAGTCGCTCTTGTAACCCTTTGATATACCATCAATGACCTCTGTAGCCCTGTTTATCAGCTCCATTCCAATTTCATAAATGTCCTTGATTTGTCTATGAAGCTGCCAATTCTTTACTTTTAGAGACTCAAACCTTGTAACTAAATTACGGACGTCAGAAAAGTTGattttctccatcattGGAGTTTCTGTTGGTCCAGAAAATTCTGTCTTTTCCTCCACCTCAGCACTCTCAGTCTCTGGGACTTGTGCAGTGTCAGAGGGTTTCTCAGAATCgccatttataaaatccTCGACAGTTGAAGAGTATTTAACGTCTGGTATCGAGTTGTAAAGATGGACCAGGTTCAGGGTATCAAGTATATCTTTAAATGAAACGCGCGCAGTTTTCCTAAAATTAATCAAACTTCCCCAATCAGTCTTGAATTTAAAAGAGTCTGCGGTCGTTTCCCATGAATTAAAATGATTTATAACTCTACGACACTCCTTTTCATAGTCTAAGCTTTCCTCTACATCCTTTTTAATAGGTTCTAGGACGTGGCAAAGATCCAAATACTTTGTGAGTGGTTCACCATGCTGCAAAAGTAGCAGACATTCCGTTGTACAATTCTGGCCATTATCTTGTGAAATGAGTGAATCAACCCGTTTAAAACGTCTTTGGAATCTGCGCCACATATAGTAGACATGTTCAAGTGTTTTAAAAAGTGGAACCACAAGATCAACATTTTGATATTCATTGTAGATAGTCTCCAGATCTTCTGGTGTACATTTGCGATTTTCAGTTGCACAGGGCTCTGGTTGTGTTGTatctttatctttatccTTTATTTTATCGTCAGAATGTataatattgtaaaatttaGGCAGATTTACCCTCTTTAGCCAATCTACGGCTGACTGATATTTCTTGGAAAGTCTAGAGTACAGAGGGTGATCAAGTAGATCAGATGGAGTCTTGTTGAGCAAATCACCAACAAGTGAATAGTTGACGGGTTTTTGAGAAAATCGGTGGGCGTCACTAAGCCACAGGGAATGTAACACATGACTCTTGAGCTTTTCTAGGTTTGGTATCTTAATTACAGACCCATCACATTCCTCAATTAGCGACATGGACTTACCTAAATTAGACTCTAGGACAGCCTCATCCAATAAATGGTGTAAATTTGATGCATCCGAGAATACCTTTTGCAGGTACAAATATTCCTTTACAAAAAACAAACGTTCATTCCCTTCCTTGAGTAAATACTCCACAACCTCCATCTCTATGGGCTCCACTTGTGCGACATTTTCGTGTATAAATGGAATCTTTTTTGCAATCAGCTGAGAATACTCTTCACAAAGTGCGATTTCATGCTTTAACTTGGTAAGGATTGGCACATTTACCATCCCACAAGAAAGTAGTGTAAATTCTTCCAGCAAACACTTGGCTTCTTCTATCAAAAGCCTCCTGGAACCTACTCTAGACAGGGCGTCATGGACCTTTAAATACCACTTATCTAGTCCATCCGTGAAGTTTACCAGTATAGATGTAACGTTTCTGATAAATGACTCGCTTAAACCCTCTAGTTCCACTTGGTGGCTGTTCTCTACCAAATCCGTGGAGGCATCTACGGAATCTCCGGTATCTGGATCAATGGGTTCACCATTGGATGTAATAGAATCATCCTTTACAGAGAGACTGTCGTCTTCCAGTGTCACTGGTTCTGCACTCGGGATAGAAGCTGGATCTTCTGTGACTTTGGAGGCCGAGATCTTACATATACAACCGAGTATTGGGGCAAGTGAATTCTTCCACTGAACTGACGAGAGCTTTTCCAGCGAAAGCTCGTCATAGTCATCCGCTTTGTACTTTCTTTTCTTAGTTATCCTATCGTCTGTGGAAGATCCGTGCAAGTCCTGAGAATCAACGGTCTCAGCAGCCTGGGTATTTTTATTTCAAGTCAAGGAGAGTTTATGGACATGAAAGCGTACCTTTGTGGATAGTTTTGCATTTAAAACTAATTCTGGCGAAATGGTATTAAAAATCGTCTTGTACTTGTCATAAATTTCTGATTCTGGCAGTACGGTCTCCTCAGATCCATCATTCTTGCTCGATGGGTCATAAATTTTGACAATCTTCTTAGAAATATGCTGGATTGGCGGTTTTTTGAATATCGGAGAGACAAATGCCTGGCGAGATAGAATGTCCACCCTTATACTATGGTTCTTACGCATATAAGGAAATAACTGAGGAATTGGAGTTTTACGCTCCATATACATGTACAATAACGACTAGAATCTATATTTCATTGAAATTATACTCACTGAAGACTAAAGGAAATCCCCGCGATTGGGTACCACACGTAGCAAAGTCTGACTTTCACATATCGTGTATAATAAAGTTTTAGAGTTCGTCATTGACCTTTGTTGCGAGTTCCTCTTTCGTTAGTGGCCTAACCTTAACTCTCACAAGGTTTTGTTGATGGTCAGTAGCTCCGTTGACTCTCAACTCATTTCCTTCCTTGTCCATAACTTTGACTGAACCGAATGAGCAGCCCTGTGACGTATTTGTCAACGCATATAGCTTTGTCATCTTGGTATCATCAGCCGTTAAACGTGCATAAGCTGTAATTTCATCCCTAATCACAAACGCAATGTAAAATTCAGAGGCGTTTTTGATTGCAGCCTTTACATAAACTGGGTCACCAGAATTTAGGTGGAAGAACTTGCTGGTGCCGTCTTCATTAAGGTGGAATGATAAACAATCCCCAGCCTCAATTCTGCTTCCATCAGGTATATTTGTGCCGTGGAAACTCAATATGGTATCCTTTTTAATTGCAATATTGGGAACGCACTTTCCATCTACGTCAATAAAGTGTCCAGATGGACAAGCACACTTATATTCTGTTGGTCCAGTTGGAATACAGACCTGAGGATATTTGCACTTAGCCAATCTGTTTCCTTGTCCACATGGGTTATCATAGCAGAAAACTCCGTCTCCGGAATATCCCCTCTTGCAGGTACATCTGGGCAAATCTTTTTCACCAGGGGTTGTACACTCTGCAAATGGGCTGGAGCAATCTGAATCTCTTTCACAGTGTTGATAGCAGTTACGGTGTGGATCACCAAAAAATCCGGTGTTGCAAGAACAGAGCCTATAATCCTTTGAGACGGTAGTACAATTAGTGTGGTCCACACACTTCATAAGCGCGGCATTCTTGGAAGAATCAGCACAAACAGAGCCTCTAACGTCACATTTTTGGGAGTTTGGATTGATAAGCGGCATGTCAAGTGAAGTCACCTTTGGATTACATTGGTAACCTATATGATTAGCTGTAATCACACAGAATGAATCACTGGGAGGATCACTCCAAGGACATGATACGTAAAAATCCGTAGTACTTCCCTTGGATACAGGCTTTAAAAGGACTGGAATGCCCCTGTAGAAGAAGccatttacaaaattaaAACCCAAAAGGAGAACGTAGAAGAAAACTGACGCCATTCTGTAagtttgttatattttGGGGAAATATATAGATATAATGGCTATTTATAGGCAAAAATGTACGTGTATAAAGTACTTGTAGAAAAATCGCAAAGGTGTGAATAAACGTCCAGAcagaaaatgtgtaggatGCATCCacaacatttatggataaAATGTCACAAATCAAGAGGTATATATGAATATTAAACATACCCGATTAGACTAGATGCCAAAAGATGTGCCTATTATAGAGTAAGCAAGTAGATAGAAATCAAAACCCAAATATAGGTGCACACATCAGCTGATGCGTATCTTCAAGGCTAAAAATACTAAGAAGAATACCCTAATCCTGCGAGCTTTGGCAGAAATTCCACTCCCACGGATTTAATAAAGTGAATTGTGGGAACCAAAGACCCAGGAGTAGACACTCCAACAAGAACATTTTGAATACATTGTCGTAATAACTTGACACTTTAAACTAAAATTCCTAATTCCATcgttttatatttttaattcTGCGCATAGGTACTGCGTTTGCGCCTCCAAACGTTTTTCTGCGTTTTTCCTGACGTTTCTCTTCTTCGCGCGTACATATTTGCGACTCCCGCGGCGTGTAAACTCTAGTATAGTTTGGGTTTTCAGATGTGCTCTTGAGGAATTGATAGAGTTGATAGTTATCCGATTGAGGATTTTGCTCCCTGAACTCTGCGTATGCTTTGGCGAACTGATTGTTGAAGGTGAATACTGCATTAGGAGAATGTATGTAAATGTAGGAATCGATGCAACCAAGCTCGTTAATAAACTTGAGATCGTGTGTAGCCAATATGAATCCACCCCTGTAGACcttttgcaaaagaatTTTTAGTCTGTGTTGCATAAACACGTCCAGGTGGTTGGTAGGTTCATCCAACAATAGGAAATTTGAATCTGTCAAAAACAAAAGTGCTAGCAAAAGACGTGATCTCTCTCCGAACGAAAGCTCAGATACCGGTGTATCCATAAATTCTTCCAAATAAAAACAGGAGAGGTACTGATAGAGTTCTTTCAGATCTTCTACCGAAACATGTTCTGACAGGAGTGTTTGTACTGTATGGGTATAGTTTAGAATGCTAGAACAATTTTGTGAGTAGTACTTTATAGACACAAGTGGTGATATTAGCATCGATCCACCGTCCATTTTGAAAGTGAATTCCTCATCAGTTGCCAGTTTATCACCTACTTCTGTTTTCATATTCTCTAAAGAagttatatttttcatcttttgAATACCTTTACCCTCTACAAATTCAGATTTGTAACCGGTTTCATTATCAAAACAACGCACATCTTGGGACTTGTACAAGAGCTTCAAAAGAGTGCTTTTTCCAATACCATTGTTACCTAAAAGGACAATGCGTTCTGTAGGAAATATGTCGAGATTCAAGTTAGAAAATATTTTCTTTCCTTCAGCAGTTTTTAGCGTTAATCCCTCTAAAATGGCAACCTTGTCTACGTCTTTAGTCAgttctccattttttaaTAGATCGTTGTATATCAATTTCTTTTCAAATACTTGATCCATTTTGTCTATAGAACGACCActtttctctttcttcttagcgttttcttcatcctttttgAACAAAAACTTGTCGTAGGAACTGGTatattttgaaacattAGTTCCCATTAAAGCCTCTAGGTCAGCTTTATGTTTCTTTAGTAACTCAGTCTTTTGGGAGATTGCAACTTTTTTTGCCTTTTGACTGCCCTTTGTGGAATCTGTTGCAATCTTTATTTCGCTCGTTAATCTTGATATTGActtttgtaattttaagATTTTTGAGGCCTTAATGTCAGTAGCTGAAGATCCACTTTCTATAAAATCGTCAAAGTTTCCTGAATGTGAATgtatttttccatctcctGATACAAGAAGTATTGAAGTGCAAATTGCATTCAAAAGTCGTGTATCATGACTCACTAGAAAAATTGATAGTCCGCAAGAATTCATAAGGtactttaaaatttcaatCAAAAACTCCACAGTTATGTTATCCAAATTGTTTGTAGGTTCATCTAAGAGTAATAAACTCGGGGAATGCATAAGCAAAAGCAATAGATATAATCGCATTCTAAATCCTCCACTTAAAGTTTTGATTTGTGACTCAACAACTTCTTCCATGCCAAATATGTTGATTAACCGCCTTATCAAAATCTTTATATCATTAAATCGTGTCCTAATAACCTTTGATTCCAAATTATAGAGCATAAGAATCTCCTTTGTAACCCGTGCTACCTCCTCAATAGTAGAGTGGGCGAGATTGTTGAAAGTCTGAAGATTCTTCTCGACAAAATTTACAACATTATTACATACATTATAAGTATCAAAAACTTCTGATATTGCATCAATAACACGTGATTCCGGGTTAAGGTCTAGTGTGTAATCCTGTTTCATGTAACCAACTCCGGATACATTATAGGTAAAAATAGTGcttttatcttcttctGCTGTATAATTGCCATtcaaaacatttgaaaCAGTTTCATCATCTATAGACTGGTTCTCCATCAGTCTAGATAGGATGGTGTACAAGTACGAATATCTGCTTGTGTTTACATCTTCATTGTCCTCTGAATTGAATACAACATCCATAGATATGGCCagatttttaaaatccTTACCAGACAAACGGCTATATATGGAGTTGAATAATGTGGATTTCCCCGTGCCATTATTTCCTACTATTCCTACACAATCACCAGCGTGTaaagataatgaaataTTGTCGAACAATACTCTCTCCCCTAGCCATATCGATGCATTCCGTACACTTAATAGAGAGCTACCCTTTTGTACCTTATTGGATGGGAATATGCTTGAAACATTTGCATCGAGCAAAGGGGATGTATTCAGCTCATCCTTATTCTTTACACCTATCCACTCCTTTACATCTTTCAGAATCTCTTCGCTGGATGCACTGGTATTGTATACTTTAGCATCCCTTTTTTGAATGTTATGGCCATGTGGAACAATGTAGAGGATGGGTTCTTGGGttttttgtgattttatCAAACTATAGGCTGGTTGAACCAGGCTGTATATTGTCCATAGTACAACTAGAGAGTAATATACCATTAGACATCATTAATAAGCTTTAAACATGCGATATGGGTTTAAATACAATATAAAAAACGCGACTTTGCGATAAAGtccaaatgtgtagagtaGATAAATTCCAGAGGAGAAGTATAATACACTCTGAGGGTATCTACGATTCTTTAAAGAGCTATAATCTTTCACATGAGACCTGTTTAACCTTCCATGGAAAATATTCTACTTTTGAGCCTCTTAAAGGGCAAGAGTATTCATGAAAATATTCCAGAGGGAAATGAGTGTATCAAGCCGTTCCGTGCGCTAAATGCATGATCAGTTTGTACAATAATTATGAAATTGAGGGAGAAAATTCCCCGATCCAGAGAGTAGCGTAACCTCACTTTGACCGCATAATCACCCAGACCTCAGACTTCACTTTTATCGTAGACCACGTCGTATAATGAACAGTAGCAGAAATGCGTTCATTTTATGACATAACAAGCGGAGCTGCTCGCTTTTTATTTGGTGGGAAATTCAGACCTTTCGAGACGCAAAGAGTATCGGAGCCATTTTTTAAATTAAAGGTATGTCTTATGTCTGATTCATTCTATCACGTTACAAAACCATTTATACAATGATTTGAACAGGTAAATGACTTGAATAGAGGTTCCTATCGTAACTTTTCTACCGGTGGCCAAAGCAACATCAAACAGGAGTGGCTTAACTACCGTGAAACGTCAAAGAAATTGCTGACCTCTGGTTTGAATAGTTCAAGGTATTCGTATGATGTAAACTCGTTGACAAAGCTACCCAAATCATATGAATCACACTTGCAAGATGATGTAAAGTTCAGCAAATGCCTTGGCATGAATCCATTGTTCACACACTATGTTAACCCACTTTCTATTGTCTCATTCGCTGCAAAGTACCTCTTGAGTTACAGATTCCTCTTTATTTATATGGCCAGGACCACATTTCAGGTATGTCTGCACGTCTCTCaacattcatcttcaggCTGTGCGTCCACTACTAGCCTTTTGTGTGTTTGGTGAGATTATGAAACTCATTTTAGCTAACCTAAGCGGTGGAGTTCCTGCATATCTCTTCTCATTCGTGCTGGCCTTCGAAGTGCTCTACTTCTTCCTGCAGTGCTACATCTCATACACCTTCTTGATGATGTTCTTTACCGTAATGTTTTAAGTAGCATAATTTTTGGATGTAACAATGAAGAAATTAATTGAAGAAAAGGTCGCAAAGCTGGAATCTTTGCGTGTATCTACGGGGGTGTTAAAACCATTTGAAGACTGTAGCGACGGGCTGCTAACTACACTTCGGTTTTCCTTTAAAGATTCTGCTGGAAAAGCTAAATGTATATTCATTTCCAGCATCACAGACATTAGGATGTCTAAGCGGTTCCTCAGAGAATACATTGTGCTCAACACTGGGGAGTTGAGGTATAACATTACGTGTCTCGATTTGGAAAGTATATTTGCGCATTTCCAGCGTGTAATTGCTCTGAATAAAGAGAATTTAATACTAGGAACTTCGGATGGTATTGGAGGTATTTCCAGGGTTATCCAAGCCAAGAAGGATAAAAGGGACGAAGCGGAAAATCTAAAGAATGCTGCACTGAAAGATTTAGATACTTTGAGGGGAAAATTCGACGGAGTACTAGCCATTGCAAAGGAGTACTCACGAATGAGAGGTCTGGAATCTGGGCAAGAGCATGTTCAAGAATTATTCAAAAATTTGGGCATCTCCAATGTGTTTTCAGAACTTGATTTGAATTCCTCAAAGGGTAAGAGAATTGAGGGTATCAAGAGGGTTCTAGACTCCCTCTTGGAGGCAAACGGGATGGTACTGTTGCAAAATCTATTTTGTGCAGTAAACAGTCTCTTGTTATGTGACCTATACTCTCCCTCTGAACTTTTTGAATCTGTAAAGGCGCTGGCAGATGTTGGATTTTGCAAAATGACCAAACTTCACGGTACATGGGTAGTAACAAGGAATACTGATGGGATCGACTTTGGCAACATCTTGAAGGATACAAAAAATGGACCAATAACCCTAGTTTCATACTCTAGAGATTACCAACTTCCAATCGCTCTGGCAGAAGTACAATTAAACATGGCTGAGGCCTCGGGACTCATTGTCAGAGACGATTCTGTACAACAAGTACAATACTTTTACAACGACTTTAAAGCATTTGACATGTGAATATACTCGTTACTCTTGaaagtttgtctatataCCAGTTGTTGTGCGATAAGTAGCGTTTGCTAGTCActttcattctttgggaGTTGGCAGTCTGTAGGCACAAGGCCAGTAGGCAGAGTCTCCAGATGCTTTCGGATCTGCTCAATCTGGTGTTTCTTGCGACGTATAACTAGATCATTCTCTTTGATTACCTCGGAAAGCTCTGTGTCGAAGGATTCCTACAAGGGTGTACATAGTAGCAGTGAGCAAACCTCTAGAGActttttgataaattcatTGGATTCGTCTGTACAGAAACATGTGTATGATATTCATGTATGTGTACGgataaatgtgtaaaaacTCACTCAGTTTAGTGATCGCCAGCTCCAATTCCTTGAGGACGTCCGCACACAACTGTGGGCTATCCGGAAGCTTCAGGTCCCAATTCAGCGTGAGCTGAGACTCCACATTATGGCATCTACGCTGGTTTATGTAAACCTCGACCATATTGCACAATTAAAATCCTT encodes the following:
- a CDS encoding conserved hypothetical protein (encoded by transcript BEWA_041440A), coding for MASVFFYVLLLGFNFVNGFFYRGIPVLLKPVSKGSTTDFYVSCPWSDPPSDSFCVITANHIGYQCNPKVTSLDMPLINPNSQKCDVRGSVCADSSKNAALMKCVDHTNCTTVSKDYRLCSCNTGFFGDPHRNCYQHCERDSDCSSPFAECTTPGEKDLPRCTCKRGYSGDGVFCYDNPCGQGNRLAKCKYPQVCIPTGPTEYKCACPSGHFIDVDGKCVPNIAIKKDTILSFHGTNIPDGSRIEAGDCLSFHLNEDGTSKFFHLNSGDPVYVKAAIKNASEFYIAFVIRDEITAYARLTADDTKMTKLYALTNTSQGCSFGSVKVMDKEGNELRVNGATDHQQNLVRVKVRPLTKEELATKVNDEL
- a CDS encoding conserved hypothetical protein (encoded by transcript BEWA_041460A), producing MRSFYDITSGAARFLFGGKFRPFETQRVSEPFFKLKVNDLNRGSYRNFSTGGQSNIKQEWLNYRETSKKLLTSGLNSSRYSYDVNSLTKLPKSYESHLQDDVKFSKCLGMNPLFTHYVNPLSIVSFAAKYLLSYRFLFIYMARTTFQAVRPLLAFCVFGEIMKLILANLSGGVPAYLFSFVLAFEVLYFFLQCYISYTFLMMFFTVMF
- a CDS encoding hypothetical protein (encoded by transcript BEWA_041430A); this translates as MERKTPIPQLFPYMRKNHSIRVDILSRQAFVSPIFKKPPIQHISKKIVKIYDPSSKNDGSEETVLPESEIYDKYKTIFNTISPELVLNAKLSTKDLHGSSTDDRITKKRKYKADDYDELSLEKLSSVQWKNSLAPILGCISSIPSAEPVTLEDDSLSVKDDSITSNGEPIDPDTGDSVDASTDLVENSHQVELEGLSESFIRNVTSILVNFTDGLDKWYLKVHDALSRVGSRRLLIEEAKCLLEEFTLLSCGMVNVPILTKLKHEIALCEEYSQLIAKKIPFIHENVAQVEPIEMEVVEYLLKEGNERLFFVKEYLYLQKVFSDASNLHHLLDEAVLESNLGKSMSLIEECDGSVIKIPNLEKLKSHVLHSLWLSDAHRFSQKPVNYSLVGDLLNKTPSDLLDHPLYSRLSKKYQSAVDWLKRVNLPKFYNIIHSDDKIKDKDKDTTQPEPCATENRKCTPEDLETIYNEYQNVDLVVPLFKTLEHVYYMWRRFQRRFKRVDSLISQDNGQNCTTECLLLLQHGEPLTKYLDLCHVLEPIKKDVEESLDYEKECRRVINHFNSWETTADSFKFKTDWGSLINFRKTARVSFKDILDTLNLVHLYNSIPDVKYSSTVEDFINGDSEKPSDTAQVPETESAEVEEKTEFSGPTETPMMEKINFSDVRNLVTRFESLKVKNWQLHRQIKDIYEIGMELINRATEVIDGISKGYKSDSVISNLILVALDTLKFGAMLDTQDSIAYTLRYCLWIKKLYSLVHKLNGLFDENVHSDVCKKYCKMFVNLGKDPDLVSFGHLLDRENMIGSYLSIMTEDSRRSNGSSEEKSEDTLPESVDRDDYSAPSISVDESVAISECMNDEESSLQVEIPTLLQRINSLTESSFVQYTTELI
- a CDS encoding ABC transporter, ATP-binding protein domain containing protein (encoded by transcript BEWA_041450A), with product MVYYSLVVLWTIYSLVQPAYSLIKSQKTQEPILYIVPHGHNIQKRDAKVYNTSASSEEILKDVKEWIGVKNKDELNTSPLLDANVSSIFPSNKVQKGSSLLSVRNASIWLGERVLFDNISLSLHAGDCVGIVGNNGTGKSTLFNSIYSRLSGKDFKNLAISMDVVFNSEDNEDVNTSRYSYLYTILSRLMENQSIDDETVSNVLNGNYTAEEDKSTIFTYNVSGVGYMKQDYTLDLNPESRVIDAISEVFDTYNVCNNVVNFVEKNLQTFNNLAHSTIEEVARVTKEILMLYNLESKVIRTRFNDIKILIRRLINIFGMEEVVESQIKTLSGGFRMRLYLLLLLMHSPSLLLLDEPTNNLDNITVEFLIEILKYLMNSCGLSIFLVSHDTRLLNAICTSILLVSGDGKIHSHSGNFDDFIESGSSATDIKASKILKLQKSISRLTSEIKIATDSTKGSQKAKKVAISQKTELLKKHKADLEALMGTNVSKYTSSYDKFLFKKDEENAKKKEKSGRSIDKMDQVFEKKLIYNDLLKNGELTKDVDKVAILEGLTLKTAEGKKIFSNLNLDIFPTERIVLLGNNGIGKSTLLKLLYKSQDVRCFDNETGYKSEFVEGKGIQKMKNITSLENMKTEVGDKLATDEEFTFKMDGGSMLISPLVSIKYYSQNCSSILNYTHTVQTLLSEHVSVEDLKELYQYLSCFYLEEFMDTPVSELSFGERSRLLLALLFLTDSNFLLLDEPTNHLDVFMQHRLKILLQKVYRGGFILATHDLKFINELGCIDSYIYIHSPNAVFTFNNQFAKAYAEFREQNPQSDNYQLYQFLKSTSENPNYTRVYTPRESQICTREEEKRQEKRRKTFGGANAVPMRRIKNIKRWN
- a CDS encoding autophagy protein, putative (encoded by transcript BEWA_041420A), yielding MQLLRFIPQIYNIDVSFFIKLYENKLYRYKSSCSRVRLFGLFMLDGVLRLDKHSFEDKCCRFEDCKSNSGSLRDRRALEETYLAETVDSVGYGEEKCSCVLVEGLLILSESLEAFRNLDKEKEIRNILSVKGSNEDSSEFAPKTQSVYRFSDSNRFVVFAFVDLKGHACHYSICSPLVYPETPYTISSRSDVCSINKGDLDIILEFCKNNPLKCPIFVYNRSSGVVTNLFDCTFLDDTLSITDETLRLEDLFFCSLSNLECGDALYRYWRSFLLQFTLANGVFSKVVHVVIIGLSELERDGDVKYKLYGIWVPQEIKFERLSISHGFKGSQSGTKYEHYYSFSDYLDPRKVCKLDEELNLQLMTWRVVPELKLDRISRLNVGIIGVGALGSSIARQLLSWGIGDFTIVDNGTVSNATRQGLYTHEDCLKRTPKVEAANTMIKRIRPDANVKSLFLRIPMPGHYESQEDINNAVNAMEEIMDSCDVLFLSTDSKESRWLPSLLASVRNFKGDNTPLVISVGLAFDSLMIIRHSFREFVGACYFCSESSVLQDTISGRPIDETCTIVKPGISTTCASLAVELLVNLTQHESGFAAPHGSTSCLGCIPHSIRLSISDLKISQLFAEPSDSCICCSNRIFSSFINDEKFLQKVYKDTKYLAKVSGLTSIASKCGDYTIATDGDFIIL